A genomic stretch from Aquila chrysaetos chrysaetos chromosome 1, bAquChr1.4, whole genome shotgun sequence includes:
- the LAP3 gene encoding cytosol aminopeptidase, with product MLLPWVRTVAARRLSRDLPLACSCSAQGPSPRGYSRGAGGKGLVLGIYSSEKDEGAAQLTTAGDAFDRLVSGKLRELLSVCGPPLKKGKTHIFHGLHQDFPSVVVVGLGKKNAGVNEQENWNEGKENIRAAVAVGCRQIQDLEIPCVEVDPCGDAQAAAEGAVLGLHEYNELKQKKKPVVTPQLHGSAESEAWQKGVIYAEGQNLARYLMEAPANYITPIKFAEHIEQKLRSFSNVKVHIRPESWIATQQMGAFLSVAKGSAEPPIFLEIHYLGGANTNDSPLVFVGKGVTFDSGGISLKPSSGMDAMRADMGGAATVCSAIVTAAALNLPLNIIGLAPLCENMPSGKANKPGDVVRARNGKTIQVDNTDAEGRLLLADALCYAHSFNARAIVNAATLTGAMDVALGSAATGVFTNSSWLWTHLYEASVLTGDRVWRMPLFEHYTKQVTECPLADLSNIGKYSRAGGACTAAAFLKEFVTASHWAHLDIAGVMSNKDEVPYLRKGMAGRPTRTLVEFVARLSQDSHNTK from the exons atgctgctgccctgggtgcGGACGGTGGCTGCGCGCCGCCTCAGCCGGGATCTCCCCCTGGCCTGCAGCTGCTCGGCGCAGGGGCCCTCGCCGCGGGGCTACagccgcggggcgggcgggaag GGTCTTGTTCTGGGAATCTACTCAAGTGAAAAGGATGAAGGTGCCGCCCAGCTCACTACTGCAGGAGATGCTTTCGATAGACTTGTGTCTGGAAAGCTGAGAGAACTTCTGTCCGT ATGTGGGCCACCTttgaagaaaggcaaaacacaCATATTCCATGGTTTGCATCAG GACTTTCCGAGCGTGGTTGTAGTTGGCTTGGGTAAGAAGAATGCTGGAGTAAATGAGCAAGAAAACTGGaatgaaggcaaagaaaatattcgTGCAGCTGTTGCAG ttggCTGTAGACAGATCCAAGATCTGGAGATCCCTTGTGTTGAAGTAGACCCCTGTGGAGATGCTCAAGCGGCTGCAGAAGGCGCTGTCCTTGGATTGCATGAATATAACgagctgaagcaaaaaaagaaacctgtagttACTCCTCAGCTTCATGGAAG TGCGGAAAGTGAAGCCTGGCAAAAAGGTGTTATCTACGCTGAGGGTCAGAACCTTGCTCGGTACCTTATGGAGGCTCCAGCTAATTATATAACTCCAATCAAATTTGCTGAACATATTGAACAGAAGCTCAGAAGTTTCAGCAATGTGAAGGTCCATATAAG ACCGGAGTCTTGGATAGCAACACAACAGATGGGAGCATTCCTGAGTGTAGCTAAGGGTTCAGCTGAACCTCCCATCTTTCTGGAGATTCACTATTTAGGTGGTGCTAATACAAATGACTCCCCGTTGGTATTTGTAGGAAAAGGAGTTACATTTGACAG CGGTGGCATTTCACTGAAGCCGTCATCGGGTATGGATGCGATGAGAGCAGATATGGGAGGGGCAGCAACTGTCTGTTCAGCTATtgtgacagcagcagctttaaatCTACCTCTTAACATAATTG gTTTGGCACCCCTCTGTGAAAATATGCCCAGTGGTAAGGCAAACAAGCCTGGGGATGTAGTCAGAGCCAGGAATGGAAAAACAATACAG GTAGATAACACAGATGCAGAAGGAAGACTGCTGTTAGCTGATGCTCTCTGTTATGCCCACAGTTTTAATGCAAGGGCTATTGTCAATGCTGCAACATTAACAG GTGCCATGGATGTTGCATTGGGGTCTGCTGCCACAGGGGTGTTCACAAACTCATCCTGGCTTTGGACTCACCTTTATGAG gcCAGCGTTCTGACAGGAGACAGAGTTTGGAGAATGCCTCTTTTTGAACATTACACAAAACAAGTAACAGAGTGTCCTCTTGCAGATCTGAGTAACATTGGAAAGTACAGCAG AGCTGGAGGAGCATGCACAGCTGCTGCATTCCTGAAGGAATTTGTGACTGCCTCTCACTGGGCTCATTTAGATATAGCTGGTGTGATGTCGAATAAAGATGAGGTGCCCTATCTTCGAAAAGGCATGGCAGGGCGGCCTACAAGAACACTAGTAGAGTTTGTGGCTCGATTAAGTCAAGACAGTCACAAtaccaaataa
- the MED28 gene encoding mediator of RNA polymerase II transcription subunit 28, translated as MAGSLSGMFANQPPGPPPPPGPPGGPGPAGLIPPPTGPRNPNNTLVDELEASFEACFASLVSQDYVNGTDQEEIRTGVDQCIQKFLDVARQTECFFLQKRLQLSVQKPEQVIKEDVSELRNELQRKEALIQKHLGKLRHWQQVLEDISVQHKKPAEMPQGPLAYLEQAPANIPAPMKQT; from the exons ATGGCGGGCTCGCTGAGCGGCATGTTCGCCAACCAgccgccgggcccgccgccgccgccgggaccTCCCGGCGGGCCCGGGCCGGCCGGCCTCATCCCGCCTCCGACGGGGCCGCGCAATCCCAACAACACGCTCGTGGACGAGCTGGAAGCGTCCTTCGAG GCCTGCTTCGCCTCGCTGGTGAGCCAGGACTACGTGAACGGCACGGACCAGGAGGAGATCCGCACCG GTGTTGATCAGTGCATCCAGAAGTTTCTAGATGTCGCAAGACAAACGGAATgcttttttctacaaaaaagaCTGCAGCTATCAGTCCAGAAACCAGAGCAAGTAATTAAAGAG GATGTTTCAGAATTAAGAAATgaattgcagagaaaagaagcaTTAATTCAGAAGCATTTGGGTAAACTGCGACACTGGCAGCAGGTCCTGGAAGATATCAGTGTACAGCACAAAAAGCCTGCAGAAATGCCTCAGGGTCCATTAGCTTACCTAGAACAAGCACCTGCTAATATTCCTGCTCCAATGAAGCAAACATGA